A genomic stretch from Chitinophaga agri includes:
- a CDS encoding FAD-dependent oxidoreductase — protein sequence MIRSASTEKRSCPLVTLEAGLIVTGGGMSGICCAITAAREGLEVVLVQDRSVLGGNASSEVRLWILGATSHMGNNNRWAREGGVIDEILVENMYRNPEGNPVILDAILLDKVVAEPNITLLLNTAVYEVEKSGNTITALKAFCSQNQTEYKLKAPLFCDASGDGVVGFLSGAAFRMGAEPMEEFNELFAPPESYGELLGHSLYFYSKDTGRPVKFVPPAFALTDITAIPRFRHFNAQDYGCKLWWIEYGGRMDTVYDTEKIKWELWKIVYGVWNHIKNSGEFPEAETLTLEWVGMIPGKRESRRFEGDYILRQQDVIEQRVHEDAVAFGGWSLDLHPSDGVYADQPGCTQWHSKGIYQIPYRCLYAGNISNLFLAGRIISVSHVAFGSSRVMATSAYVAQAAGMAAVLCTQLGCAPAALYRDGHLPALQQWLMRSGQFIPGIIANDTTDLVQDATIVASSELFLSVLTADTAPAPLDIAVAQLLPLQPGVIPAFSLHAYSEVPAVLQIEIRICSRNGSYTPDVTLATYDCTIQPGRNCIQLEPEVEIDQAQYVFIILHKNPLVSISRSAQRITGILSVFNTINPAVSNYGKQSAPDNIGIDSFEFWVAQRRPAGQNLAFRLKEPLQVFGPANIRNGIARPTTQPNAWVADPDDPSPALTLSWKTIKHIKKLILSFDTDFDHPMESVLMSHPEHVMVFCVRDYAIYDDKGNKVFEKKGNYQTRNSIAFHEAVSTTSLTFRFTHPSAHTPAAVFEIRVYENN from the coding sequence ATGATAAGATCAGCAAGTACAGAGAAACGTTCTTGTCCACTGGTAACACTGGAGGCAGGATTGATCGTAACGGGAGGAGGAATGTCAGGTATCTGTTGTGCAATAACCGCAGCCAGAGAAGGATTGGAAGTGGTATTGGTACAGGATAGGAGTGTGCTGGGTGGTAATGCCAGCAGCGAGGTGCGTTTATGGATACTGGGGGCCACCTCGCATATGGGTAATAATAACAGATGGGCAAGAGAAGGAGGCGTAATAGACGAGATACTGGTAGAGAATATGTACAGGAACCCGGAGGGCAATCCTGTTATCCTCGATGCTATTTTGCTGGATAAGGTAGTGGCCGAACCTAATATAACCCTACTACTCAATACCGCGGTATATGAGGTGGAGAAAAGCGGCAATACGATTACTGCGCTTAAAGCCTTTTGCAGTCAGAATCAGACGGAGTATAAATTAAAGGCGCCGCTCTTTTGTGATGCTTCCGGTGATGGTGTGGTCGGCTTTTTGTCGGGTGCTGCATTCAGGATGGGGGCGGAGCCCATGGAAGAATTCAATGAGCTGTTTGCGCCGCCGGAAAGCTATGGGGAACTGTTGGGACATTCACTCTATTTCTATTCAAAGGATACGGGCAGGCCGGTGAAATTTGTGCCCCCTGCATTTGCGCTGACGGATATTACTGCGATTCCCCGGTTCCGCCATTTCAATGCGCAGGACTATGGATGTAAACTGTGGTGGATTGAATACGGCGGCCGTATGGATACCGTGTATGATACAGAGAAAATTAAATGGGAGCTTTGGAAAATTGTATATGGTGTCTGGAACCATATCAAGAACTCCGGTGAGTTCCCGGAGGCAGAAACACTCACATTGGAATGGGTGGGTATGATCCCCGGAAAGCGGGAGAGTCGCCGGTTTGAAGGAGACTACATCCTGAGACAACAGGATGTGATCGAACAACGTGTACATGAAGATGCCGTGGCCTTTGGAGGATGGAGTCTTGACCTGCATCCTTCTGATGGTGTGTATGCTGATCAGCCGGGTTGCACGCAGTGGCATAGTAAAGGTATCTATCAGATACCCTATCGCTGTTTGTATGCCGGCAATATCTCCAATTTGTTCCTGGCAGGGCGTATCATCAGCGTATCACATGTGGCCTTCGGTTCTTCCCGTGTGATGGCTACCAGTGCCTATGTTGCACAGGCAGCAGGTATGGCCGCGGTGCTTTGCACGCAGCTGGGTTGCGCACCTGCGGCATTATACAGGGATGGCCATCTGCCTGCACTGCAACAATGGCTGATGAGAAGCGGACAGTTTATACCTGGCATCATTGCTAATGATACAACCGATCTGGTACAGGATGCAACGATAGTAGCCAGTAGTGAACTGTTCCTGTCTGTATTGACAGCAGATACGGCACCCGCACCATTGGATATTGCCGTGGCGCAGCTGCTGCCATTACAGCCCGGTGTGATACCAGCATTCAGTCTGCATGCCTACAGTGAGGTGCCTGCTGTGTTGCAGATCGAGATAAGGATCTGTTCGCGTAACGGTAGCTATACGCCAGATGTAACACTGGCCACATATGACTGTACGATCCAGCCTGGCAGGAACTGTATTCAGCTGGAGCCGGAGGTTGAAATTGACCAGGCGCAGTATGTATTTATCATCCTGCATAAAAATCCATTGGTCAGTATCAGCAGATCGGCCCAGCGCATCACAGGGATACTTTCTGTTTTTAACACGATCAATCCTGCTGTGTCCAACTATGGCAAACAGTCAGCACCTGACAATATCGGGATTGACAGCTTCGAGTTCTGGGTGGCACAGCGTCGTCCGGCCGGACAGAACCTGGCATTCCGGTTGAAAGAACCGCTGCAGGTGTTCGGTCCTGCCAATATCCGGAATGGTATAGCCCGTCCCACCACGCAGCCCAATGCCTGGGTGGCTGATCCTGATGATCCTTCCCCCGCATTGACGCTGAGCTGGAAAACAATAAAGCATATTAAAAAGCTTATCTTATCTTTTGATACGGATTTCGATCACCCGATGGAATCTGTGTTGATGTCACATCCCGAGCATGTGATGGTATTCTGTGTACGGGACTATGCCATCTATGATGATAAGGGTAACAAAGTATTTGAGAAAAAAGGAAATTACCAGACAAGAAACAGCATTGCGTTCCACGAGGCTGTAAGTACCACCAGTCTTACATTCCGCTTTACCCATCCGTCAGCCCATACACCGGCGGCGGTCTTTGAAATTCGCGTGTATGAAAATAATTAA
- a CDS encoding glycoside hydrolase family 2 protein has translation MTGRFICLLICIPFFLFGQRQTDYSLNSEWVFATDPVKVGEMQGWQESSFPSANFDKVTVPHCFSTDPRYFFYTGTAWYFKQFEGIATGNDQVYLHFDAVFYKSKVWLNGVLLGTHEGGYTPFEFDITAQLKSKNTLVVQVDNSWDTTTIPGAKTAMPFAQANQAQGYPWINYGGITRKVSLITRPATYISNTKVLATPDLTKGNAAIRIKTFIQNRGATSVTTKVSAAISQSTLRLTSQAITIPSGEATVVELTGTIPAKEVTLWHPDAPTLYKAVVTCGNDTAATKFGIRKVEVKGTKLLVNGEPVKMGGCNRPLDFPGYGSMDPDMVLEKDLTMIKSGSMELSRISHYPVSAALLDWADEHGMLIIEEAGNWQMTPRQMSDTAMRRKFQSQLREMIEHDWNHPSVIAYSVGNEFQSQSEEGKSWVRDMSAFVKSLDDSRLITFASMIVFRDFIKKPEDEASQYVDFVSANIYGDHLRLLQHIHSLYPDKPVYVSEFGLRTDGVKTEEERVAYLRKAMQDFRQCDYVIGASIWTFNDYFSRFPGTNKNGYRPWGLVAPDRSPREMYRVWQEEFAPVTIELLNSNAGRANISITARNDFPAYTLKGYRLKCNGIEYPLQTLRPGERMQLDIPLAGATAEIALIKPGGFVIMQKTLK, from the coding sequence ATGACAGGACGATTTATTTGTTTACTGATATGCATACCATTTTTTCTCTTTGGACAACGACAAACGGATTATAGTCTGAACAGTGAATGGGTGTTTGCAACCGACCCGGTAAAAGTCGGTGAAATGCAGGGCTGGCAGGAGAGCAGCTTTCCGTCGGCCAACTTCGATAAAGTGACAGTGCCACATTGCTTTTCTACCGACCCGCGGTATTTCTTTTACACGGGCACTGCCTGGTATTTTAAACAATTCGAAGGGATTGCTACTGGCAATGATCAGGTGTACCTGCACTTTGACGCAGTTTTCTATAAGTCAAAAGTGTGGCTGAATGGTGTGCTGCTGGGCACACATGAGGGTGGTTATACACCGTTTGAGTTTGATATTACTGCACAACTGAAGAGCAAAAATACCCTGGTGGTGCAGGTAGATAACTCATGGGATACCACCACCATCCCCGGCGCAAAGACCGCCATGCCTTTTGCTCAGGCCAATCAGGCACAGGGCTATCCCTGGATCAACTATGGTGGTATTACAAGAAAGGTCAGCCTGATCACCCGGCCGGCCACGTACATCAGTAACACGAAGGTCCTGGCAACGCCCGATCTGACGAAAGGGAATGCCGCTATCCGTATAAAGACCTTTATTCAAAACAGGGGCGCTACCTCCGTCACGACGAAGGTCAGTGCCGCCATCTCTCAAAGTACGCTTCGCCTGACTTCACAGGCTATAACGATCCCATCTGGAGAGGCGACTGTTGTGGAGCTGACTGGTACTATTCCTGCAAAAGAGGTCACGTTGTGGCATCCGGATGCCCCCACTTTATACAAGGCTGTGGTGACATGCGGAAACGATACCGCCGCCACGAAATTCGGCATTCGTAAAGTAGAGGTGAAAGGAACGAAACTGCTTGTAAATGGTGAGCCAGTGAAAATGGGCGGCTGTAACAGACCGCTTGACTTTCCTGGTTATGGCTCGATGGATCCGGACATGGTATTGGAAAAAGACCTGACCATGATCAAGAGTGGCAGTATGGAATTGTCGCGTATCAGTCACTACCCCGTGTCAGCTGCGCTTTTGGACTGGGCCGATGAACATGGTATGCTGATTATTGAAGAAGCTGGAAACTGGCAAATGACGCCGCGCCAGATGAGCGATACGGCTATGCGCCGCAAGTTTCAGTCGCAACTACGTGAGATGATCGAACATGACTGGAACCATCCCAGTGTGATCGCCTATAGCGTGGGGAACGAATTTCAGTCGCAATCTGAAGAGGGAAAAAGCTGGGTGCGCGACATGAGTGCTTTTGTAAAGTCGCTGGATGATTCACGTCTCATCACCTTCGCCAGCATGATCGTCTTTCGTGATTTTATAAAGAAGCCGGAAGATGAAGCATCCCAATACGTTGACTTTGTCAGCGCGAACATCTATGGTGATCATTTACGGTTACTGCAACATATCCATTCGCTTTATCCTGATAAACCAGTTTACGTGAGTGAATTCGGTCTCCGCACGGATGGCGTGAAGACAGAGGAAGAGCGCGTTGCCTACCTCAGGAAAGCGATGCAGGATTTCAGGCAATGCGACTATGTGATCGGTGCTTCCATCTGGACCTTTAATGATTATTTCAGCCGTTTTCCCGGCACCAACAAAAATGGTTACCGGCCCTGGGGACTCGTTGCACCTGACAGATCACCACGTGAGATGTACAGGGTATGGCAGGAAGAGTTTGCGCCGGTCACCATCGAACTCCTAAATAGCAATGCCGGACGGGCGAATATCAGTATCACCGCCCGGAATGATTTCCCGGCGTACACACTGAAAGGTTACAGGTTAAAATGTAATGGTATCGAATATCCGCTACAGACGTTACGTCCCGGCGAGCGTATGCAGCTCGATATACCATTGGCGGGCGCCACTGCAGAAATAGCCCTGATCAAACCGGGCGGCTTTGTCATTATGCAAAAAACCCTTAAATAA
- a CDS encoding RagB/SusD family nutrient uptake outer membrane protein — MKNRQYFISVISLLLVHVACNKLEETPYSSIFTDNFYKTASDAEAALTAVYGPMVSLYNTAGTAASDFSADQIYPRPVVGRDTYTLFSYDPNYTTQKSFSRQAESPQQIWQSCYAGIEKANWVLYRVPQTNMDTVRRNVILGEAFYMRAFYLWTLTKNFGDIVVKITPSINLDTAIVGKTAQAAVFKQIYLDLDQAVTRLPVYSVNVQKGRPSKEVAMALYAKAALYAQDWSTALDKAKLVLGSGRYSLMTDVLDVYNVAKEDAARQENMWAFECETTSPGFSTQIISLYGPKNSDGPQYAVTSFGSAFAYQSFFDSFHPDDQRRKLLDTNYVNKLGQVVLQKDITPITTKGVLLKKFMDPNSVGASGAVNIPILRLADIYLVAAEAAAQQNGVTEDAYGYINTVRRRAGLSDLTEGLGKNEFIAAVLQERSWELFGEGDRWYDLTRTNTFMQVIPKAVNNVFPTRTPQTKHRFFPIPLDEINANPKLEQNPDWK, encoded by the coding sequence ATGAAAAACAGACAATACTTCATCAGTGTAATATCCCTGTTGCTGGTGCATGTCGCCTGTAACAAGCTGGAAGAAACACCTTACTCTTCTATTTTTACGGACAACTTTTACAAGACGGCATCAGATGCGGAAGCTGCCCTCACAGCAGTATACGGTCCCATGGTGAGCCTGTACAATACCGCCGGCACCGCGGCCTCAGATTTTAGCGCTGACCAGATCTATCCGCGCCCGGTTGTTGGCAGAGATACTTACACCCTGTTCAGCTATGATCCAAACTACACGACACAGAAGAGCTTTAGCCGGCAGGCCGAATCACCACAGCAGATCTGGCAATCGTGTTATGCAGGTATTGAAAAGGCCAACTGGGTGCTATATCGTGTGCCGCAGACAAACATGGACACCGTGCGGAGAAATGTTATATTGGGCGAAGCCTTTTATATGCGTGCTTTCTACCTGTGGACGCTCACCAAAAACTTCGGCGATATTGTTGTGAAAATAACACCCAGTATCAATCTCGATACAGCCATTGTAGGTAAAACCGCGCAGGCAGCTGTCTTCAAACAGATCTACCTTGACCTCGACCAGGCAGTGACCAGGCTTCCCGTTTACAGCGTTAATGTTCAGAAAGGACGGCCATCGAAAGAAGTGGCCATGGCGCTGTATGCGAAAGCAGCGCTGTATGCCCAGGACTGGTCCACCGCATTGGATAAGGCGAAACTGGTATTGGGTTCGGGCAGGTATAGTCTGATGACGGATGTGCTGGATGTATATAACGTCGCAAAGGAAGATGCTGCGAGACAGGAGAATATGTGGGCATTTGAATGTGAAACGACGTCTCCAGGCTTCTCAACACAGATCATCAGTCTTTACGGACCTAAAAATAGTGACGGCCCTCAATATGCTGTTACTTCTTTCGGATCCGCATTTGCCTACCAGTCCTTCTTCGATTCATTCCATCCTGATGACCAGCGGCGAAAACTGCTGGACACCAACTATGTCAACAAACTGGGACAAGTAGTGTTACAGAAAGACATAACACCGATCACTACGAAAGGTGTACTGTTGAAGAAATTCATGGATCCCAATTCCGTTGGTGCCAGTGGTGCTGTCAATATTCCGATCCTGCGGCTGGCAGATATTTATCTTGTCGCCGCAGAAGCAGCTGCACAGCAAAATGGTGTTACCGAAGATGCCTACGGTTACATTAACACGGTGAGACGCAGGGCCGGATTATCCGACTTAACGGAAGGACTGGGTAAAAACGAGTTTATTGCTGCCGTGTTGCAGGAACGTAGCTGGGAGCTGTTTGGTGAAGGTGATCGCTGGTACGATCTGACCCGTACCAATACATTTATGCAGGTGATCCCGAAAGCCGTCAATAATGTTTTCCCTACGAGAACGCCACAGACCAAACACCGCTTTTTCCCTATCCCGCTCGATGAGATCAATGCCAATCCTAAACTGGAACAAAACCCTGACTGGAAATAA
- a CDS encoding SusC/RagA family TonB-linked outer membrane protein has translation MKKTSPLFKVLLFILVPLFTNAQSLVPIISGKVMDEKGHVLPGATIAVKGTSRGTVTNNAGQFTLREVPDNASLLISFQGYEPATVGIRGQSAIIVTLRPDVSKLGDVVVVGYGSQKKIASTGSIASVRGADITQTPVTNVAQGLAARVPGVQITQNSAAPGGNISVRIRGTNSINGSSEPLYIIDGIQISNSGGVGDVSPLSTINPNDIESVEILKDASSTAIYGARGANGVVLITTKRGRSGATRVQLDMYRGVQNITRQLSMLNAAQFAKLENDIYNSPVYPDAPSLGEGTNWQDVVYRQAYLQNYQASVSGGSDKTQFSLSGNYFNQEGIIISSDFKRYSLRTTLDHTISQHFKVGTSVQTSITVNNNIPTGINSIDGPLVTQSIVGATLGAPPTLVPYKEDGAVYPFADQFNSRYREIANPVGLSQIVNRNTIRRTLANVYGEAKILSELTYRASFNADIGNTLNDYYSPLYILGKAEVNANSGTASKGNVNVTNWLHESVITYNQNVGDHSLKFTGVYAIQSNMYNDNYINANGFPNDATENEAVQLAVNRTVSSYRSKESLNSYMGRINYGYANKYFLDITARYDGASKFGENHKWGFFPAVAGAWRVIEEPFLKGSHLFSDLKLRASYGRTGNAGAISPYQSLALEGSGSNYQFNHIYTVGISPTGIPNADLRWEKSTQANIGADVGFFEDRLTITADLYHKKTKDLLFVKNLPLSSGYTSITGNFASIRNKGLEIAANARILTGRWQWSLNANMSVNRNELLSLEGGVNEYVLNPYSVLRVGQPLGIFKTYVFNGIYQTGETVLPGSGSRTGGVKVADLNKDGQITGSDQIITGNANPSFIFGISSNISYRNFDLSVFMSGVQGNKIFNLSRYTFENGLGGRNVLAGMADRWSPDNPNNEYASGFQGGRLPVSDRFVEDGSYIRMKNITLGYKLPAIKYITGARIYISSNNLFTITNYSGYDPEVNSFGGSNTLIGIDNLVYPMARSFLVGLQVGL, from the coding sequence ATGAAAAAAACAAGCCCCTTGTTTAAGGTCCTGCTATTTATCCTTGTCCCGCTTTTTACCAATGCACAATCACTGGTGCCCATTATCTCAGGTAAGGTAATGGATGAAAAAGGACACGTATTACCCGGTGCCACCATTGCCGTAAAAGGTACTTCCAGGGGCACCGTCACCAACAACGCAGGCCAGTTTACGCTCAGGGAAGTACCCGATAACGCATCCCTGCTGATCTCGTTTCAGGGGTATGAACCTGCTACGGTGGGGATCCGTGGACAGTCCGCGATCATCGTTACGCTCAGGCCCGATGTCAGTAAGCTGGGTGACGTGGTCGTGGTGGGCTACGGTTCCCAGAAGAAAATAGCATCCACAGGTTCCATCGCATCCGTAAGAGGTGCGGATATCACACAGACACCTGTTACAAATGTGGCACAGGGCCTTGCTGCGAGAGTACCTGGTGTGCAGATCACGCAGAACAGTGCTGCGCCTGGTGGCAATATCAGTGTGCGCATACGCGGCACCAATTCCATCAATGGGTCTTCTGAACCGCTTTATATCATTGATGGTATCCAGATATCGAATAGCGGCGGCGTAGGCGACGTAAGTCCCTTATCTACCATTAATCCCAATGATATTGAATCAGTGGAAATACTGAAAGACGCATCTTCCACGGCGATCTATGGTGCAAGAGGTGCCAACGGGGTCGTACTGATCACCACCAAACGTGGAAGGAGTGGTGCCACACGTGTACAACTGGATATGTACAGGGGTGTACAGAATATTACCCGCCAACTATCCATGCTCAATGCCGCACAATTTGCAAAACTGGAAAATGATATCTATAACTCGCCGGTCTATCCTGATGCGCCATCCCTGGGTGAGGGTACCAACTGGCAGGACGTAGTATACCGCCAGGCTTACCTGCAGAACTACCAGGCGTCTGTCAGCGGAGGATCAGATAAAACGCAGTTCTCGCTGTCGGGCAATTACTTCAATCAGGAAGGTATTATTATTTCTTCGGATTTCAAACGCTATTCGCTAAGGACGACACTGGACCATACCATCAGTCAGCATTTCAAGGTGGGGACCAGTGTGCAGACCAGCATCACCGTCAATAATAACATTCCCACGGGAATTAATTCCATCGATGGTCCGCTGGTGACGCAGAGTATTGTCGGTGCGACACTGGGAGCACCACCTACGCTCGTTCCTTATAAAGAGGACGGTGCCGTCTACCCGTTTGCCGATCAGTTCAATAGCCGCTACCGCGAGATAGCCAATCCGGTGGGACTGTCCCAGATCGTCAACCGCAATACCATCCGGCGTACGCTGGCAAATGTATATGGCGAGGCAAAGATCCTCAGCGAACTGACCTATCGTGCGTCCTTTAATGCGGATATTGGTAATACCCTGAACGATTACTATTCTCCGCTGTACATCCTGGGCAAAGCAGAGGTCAATGCCAATTCAGGTACCGCGTCAAAGGGAAATGTCAATGTCACAAACTGGCTGCATGAGAGTGTGATCACCTATAATCAGAATGTCGGTGACCACTCACTCAAATTTACCGGCGTATATGCTATCCAGAGCAATATGTACAACGACAATTATATCAATGCAAACGGTTTCCCCAATGACGCGACGGAGAATGAAGCTGTACAGCTGGCGGTGAACCGGACCGTGAGCAGCTACCGCTCAAAAGAGTCGTTGAACTCCTATATGGGACGTATCAATTATGGCTACGCCAATAAATATTTCCTGGACATTACCGCCCGATATGATGGGGCCTCCAAATTTGGGGAGAACCACAAATGGGGCTTCTTCCCCGCGGTTGCTGGCGCATGGCGTGTCATTGAAGAACCTTTTCTTAAAGGAAGCCACCTGTTCAGCGATCTGAAGCTGAGGGCCAGCTACGGCCGTACGGGTAACGCGGGTGCCATCTCTCCCTATCAGTCACTGGCGCTGGAAGGTTCCGGCAGCAATTACCAGTTTAACCATATCTACACGGTCGGTATCAGTCCCACGGGTATCCCGAACGCGGACCTGCGATGGGAGAAATCCACACAGGCGAATATCGGTGCGGACGTCGGTTTTTTCGAAGACCGGCTCACCATCACCGCCGACCTTTATCATAAGAAGACCAAAGACCTGTTATTTGTCAAGAATCTGCCCCTTTCTTCGGGTTATACGTCTATTACGGGCAACTTTGCCAGTATCCGCAATAAAGGCCTTGAAATCGCCGCTAATGCGAGAATACTCACAGGCAGGTGGCAGTGGAGCCTGAACGCGAACATGTCCGTCAACAGGAACGAACTTTTAAGTCTGGAAGGCGGCGTGAATGAATATGTATTGAATCCCTACAGCGTACTGCGCGTAGGCCAGCCTCTGGGCATCTTCAAAACCTATGTGTTCAATGGGATCTACCAGACGGGTGAAACCGTTTTACCCGGCAGTGGTAGCAGGACCGGCGGAGTGAAGGTGGCTGATCTGAATAAAGATGGTCAGATCACCGGGAGTGACCAGATCATCACCGGCAATGCAAATCCGTCTTTCATTTTTGGGATCTCTTCAAATATCAGCTACCGCAATTTCGACCTGTCCGTTTTTATGTCCGGTGTGCAGGGTAACAAGATCTTCAACTTAAGCCGTTATACATTTGAAAATGGTTTGGGTGGAAGAAATGTACTCGCCGGAATGGCGGACAGATGGTCGCCCGATAATCCAAACAACGAATACGCCAGTGGCTTCCAGGGTGGCAGACTGCCTGTGTCCGACCGCTTCGTGGAAGATGGCTCTTATATCAGGATGAAAAATATCACACTGGGATATAAATTGCCTGCTATTAAGTACATCACCGGCGCCAGGATCTACATCAGTAGCAATAACCTGTTCACTATCACCAATTACAGCGGTTATGATCCCGAAGTGAACTCCTTCGGCGGTTCTAATACACTCATCGGTATCGACAACCTGGTATATCCGATGGCCAGATCATTCCTCGTTGGATTACAGGTGGGACTTTAA
- a CDS encoding LacI family DNA-binding transcriptional regulator — protein MIKCIRCCHVHAITKSGIVRGKQRYYCKDCNIYFTLPDVSAADMRQHKKHMTTIVDIAKALNISKSTVSRALHEHSDINPQTRTAVQEMARRLDYQPNLLAKSLVKSKSNTIGIIVPEFLTYFFPTIIMGAQQVAAQAGYNVIICQSQESYQTEVANANVLLANRVDGVLISMTKETRKFDHFKAFEKHGIPVVFFNRVCDEMHTSKVLVNDYEGALKATEHLIKNGYRNIAHIAGPPALLITRNRLSGYRDALEKYKLPFQKELIVHCDLSKKDAIRSAKQLLSMKNRPDAVFCVNDPVAIQLMLVAKKLKITIPSELGIVGFSNEPSGEVIDPALTTVEQPVADIGRSAADILLKAIRQAEDYVPEMKSLQTTLIVRASSGGIGRRNKR, from the coding sequence ATGATAAAATGTATCCGGTGCTGCCATGTGCATGCCATCACAAAGTCCGGCATTGTAAGGGGGAAACAACGTTATTACTGTAAGGATTGCAATATCTATTTCACGTTGCCGGATGTATCTGCAGCCGATATGCGGCAGCACAAAAAACACATGACCACCATTGTAGATATCGCCAAAGCGCTGAACATCTCGAAATCAACCGTATCCAGAGCCCTGCATGAACACAGTGATATTAATCCGCAAACAAGAACGGCTGTACAGGAAATGGCCAGGCGACTTGATTATCAGCCGAATCTGCTGGCAAAAAGTCTTGTAAAGAGTAAAAGTAATACCATCGGTATTATTGTCCCTGAGTTCCTCACCTACTTCTTTCCGACCATCATCATGGGCGCACAACAGGTAGCCGCACAGGCGGGCTATAATGTCATCATCTGCCAGTCGCAGGAATCCTATCAGACAGAAGTAGCAAATGCAAATGTGCTACTGGCCAACCGCGTCGATGGCGTATTAATTTCCATGACGAAAGAAACCAGGAAATTTGATCACTTCAAGGCGTTTGAAAAACACGGCATCCCTGTTGTTTTCTTCAATCGCGTATGTGATGAAATGCATACGTCAAAAGTGCTGGTAAATGATTATGAAGGTGCGCTCAAAGCTACTGAACACCTGATCAAAAATGGTTACCGTAATATTGCGCATATCGCAGGCCCTCCGGCATTACTGATTACGCGTAATCGTTTATCGGGTTATCGTGATGCCCTGGAGAAATACAAACTGCCTTTTCAAAAAGAACTGATTGTGCATTGCGACCTGTCAAAAAAGGATGCTATCCGTTCTGCAAAGCAACTATTAAGCATGAAGAACCGGCCGGACGCAGTGTTCTGTGTAAATGATCCCGTGGCCATTCAACTGATGTTGGTGGCCAAGAAACTGAAGATCACAATCCCTTCGGAGCTCGGTATCGTCGGGTTTAGTAATGAGCCCAGCGGAGAGGTCATAGATCCTGCCCTGACGACGGTAGAACAGCCGGTTGCAGATATCGGCAGGTCAGCAGCGGATATATTGCTCAAAGCCATCAGGCAGGCCGAAGATTATGTACCCGAAATGAAATCGTTGCAGACAACATTGATAGTGAGGGCTTCTTCGGGAGGTATTGGCAGGCGTAATAAGCGTTAA
- a CDS encoding alcohol dehydrogenase catalytic domain-containing protein, giving the protein MDRSQPTHIEGHIIAKIIYAAVNAVDDSVRSGRLPARRSPAIPGNKAVGIIVKDNDELSTGTSVIVSCFTVDGQIQGIYVDGVWQEYLVVKPEELIPISEHISDEQVAAFPVSFFSAQACLNKADFQPGKSILSLAVGGGVGNAGIQRAKK; this is encoded by the coding sequence ATGGATAGATCCCAACCAACGCATATTGAAGGACACATAATCGCGAAGATTATATATGCTGCTGTCAACGCTGTTGATGATTCCGTTCGGAGTGGACGGCTGCCAGCCAGACGCTCACCGGCGATACCTGGAAATAAAGCTGTCGGTATTATTGTCAAAGATAATGATGAGCTATCTACCGGAACCAGCGTAATCGTATCCTGCTTTACAGTTGATGGTCAGATTCAGGGAATATATGTTGATGGTGTATGGCAGGAATATCTTGTAGTAAAGCCGGAAGAACTGATCCCAATCTCAGAACATATATCGGATGAACAGGTGGCCGCGTTTCCTGTGAGCTTCTTTTCAGCACAGGCTTGCTTAAACAAGGCGGATTTTCAGCCAGGGAAAAGTATTCTTTCATTAGCAGTAGGCGGCGGTGTTGGTAACGCAGGCATTCAACGAGCCAAAAAATAA
- a CDS encoding Imm1 family immunity protein, which produces MKLSVDSWIENRNYSNDKDIKESDEAVTALQTLNGKNVTQLIVGDINGFMLIGGGPELFVVTQVVGEDKVFFNLINPGCVSDEEEITLVTGGQAGGFPKKKCVPLALAEQALTYYVKHGDRSPSLKWEE; this is translated from the coding sequence ATGAAACTTAGTGTTGATAGCTGGATCGAAAATCGTAATTATAGCAATGACAAAGATATCAAGGAAAGCGATGAAGCCGTTACTGCCCTCCAGACTCTAAACGGGAAAAACGTAACACAGTTAATCGTAGGTGACATTAATGGATTTATGCTAATAGGCGGTGGCCCTGAACTATTTGTCGTAACCCAAGTGGTTGGAGAGGATAAAGTATTCTTCAACCTGATTAACCCGGGGTGTGTTTCAGATGAAGAAGAAATTACCCTCGTAACCGGTGGGCAGGCAGGCGGCTTTCCTAAAAAAAAATGTGTGCCGCTGGCACTTGCAGAACAGGCATTGACATACTACGTTAAACATGGCGATCGCTCACCGTCACTGAAATGGGAAGAATAA